A region of Mammaliicoccus sp. Dog046 DNA encodes the following proteins:
- a CDS encoding pentapeptide repeat-containing protein: MKIIEPKHNQSFDFIEDQTYTLYQTSYNLSFNKTIINFDEDTSQIDTIYFNQCQFDSVDFTKIHGLDIVFKGCDLSNCIFSDASLNRVHFKECRMIGATFTDLTLKHVQFTNCQMKMSQFVNCKLDHVLFKENQMTEMYISFTTQKNVAITHCELQSLEVIETSFDQIDLSTNEIESLMIQPNDLKGATVSEYQAIDILPLFGVKVT; this comes from the coding sequence ATGAAAATAATAGAACCGAAACATAATCAATCGTTCGATTTTATTGAAGATCAAACTTATACACTTTACCAAACGTCGTATAACCTATCGTTCAATAAAACAATCATTAATTTTGATGAAGATACGAGTCAAATTGATACAATTTATTTTAATCAATGTCAATTCGATTCAGTAGACTTCACAAAAATCCATGGCTTAGATATTGTATTTAAAGGTTGTGACTTATCTAACTGTATCTTTAGTGATGCTTCATTAAACAGAGTACACTTTAAAGAATGTCGCATGATAGGCGCAACATTTACAGACCTAACGTTAAAACATGTACAGTTTACAAATTGCCAAATGAAAATGAGTCAGTTTGTAAACTGTAAATTGGATCACGTATTATTTAAAGAAAATCAAATGACAGAGATGTACATTTCTTTTACTACTCAAAAAAATGTAGCAATCACACATTGTGAACTTCAATCTTTAGAAGTTATTGAAACATCCTTCGATCAAATTGATTTATCAACCAATGAAATCGAATCGCTCATGATTCAACCTAATGATTTAAAAGGGGCAACCGTTTCAGAATATCAGGCAATCGACATACTGCCCCTTTTCGGCGTAAAGGTAACTTAA